One Exiguobacterium sp. BMC-KP genomic window, GTAAATCTGACGGCAAACGCGTCACAGTCGGAGCAAAGGAACAAGATGATTTACTAACAGCTGTTCGTTATGCGAAATCACGCTCGTCGAAGCCAGTTGTACTTTACGGCATCTCAATGGGAGCTGCGACTTCGCTCGTCACCGCTCCAAATGCTGATGTCGTCGGTGTCATTGCCGATAGTCCATTTAGCGATCTCGAAAACTATCTTGCTACCAATCTACCAGTTTGGAGCGGTTTACCAAACTTCCCATTTACACCGATCATTCTAGAAATCACGCCCCCACTAACAGGATTAAATCCAGAACGCGTCAAACCGGTGGAATCCGTCCGGCGGATTGAGTATCCAATCCTTTTGATCCACGGGAAGGATGACGATGCGATTCCGGTGACAGAAAGTATGAAGATTCAAAAGGCAGCCCCACGATCGGAACTTTATGTGACAGAGAACGGTGGTCATGTTCAATCGTATGCCCATGATCGAAAAGCCTATGAAGAGAAGGTACTCGCATACTTATCTGATCTACACTGACAGGAGGAAATCGGATGCAACAACTCTCCTTGTTCTTGACGTTCTTCATCGCACTGGCGGTCATGGGGATCGGTTTATTCGTTTCGCGACGTGCCGGTTATCGGTTCCCTTATGGACGAGCGATCCTCCTCATTTGGATCGGTTCTGCACTGATTGGATTAACATTGTACGTCTTACGCTGAGACACAAAGCAGCCGTCCGCTTCCCTTAGGGAAACGGACGGCTACTTTTTTAATGTAAGCTTATCGTTTTAATACGGCAGCACCGACGATTTTCAAGACTTCCGGACGACTCAGTTTTTCCTTACCTCTTGCAAGTGCATCGAGCGTACCGTGAGCAAGCGCAAGTGGAATATGACAAAACTCGTAGATTGTCGTCTCTTTCGGGATCGAAGCGAGATAGGCATCGGCTTCCGCAAGATTCTCTCGTGCGTAAGCGAACATCGTATCGGTCGTCCAGCCAGGTGGGAAGTAACCGACACCCCGCTCTGCATCTTCTTGTTGGTTACGGAGAATGTTCACGGCCTGCAGTCCTCGACCGAATCCAATCGCTTGTTGCTTATCCGTGACAATACCTGCTTTCCAGTACCAAATGTCCGACAGCATCACACCGACAAGTCCGGCGACATAATACGTATATTCGTCGAGATCGGCTTCTGTTTTGACTGTCCAGTCCCGCTCTGCCCAAACGGCCATGCCTTCTGCCATCTCAGCCGTCGAATCGAGGACTTTCGCACGAATCGGTGCTGGACAATAGGCAATCCATTCTGGTAAACGAAGCGTGACTTCTGGTAAATGTGACGTGTACGGAGCAATCAACTCAAGATAGGCCGTACCGGAAAACGTCCCACGCATCATCAATGCCGTCTCGCGTAGTAACATCGTCTTGATGTCCGTCGCCAGTTCCTCATGATCTTCGATTTCATCGATAGCACGCATGCATAGATAAGCAGCACCGACCGCTTCCTGTAAGTCTTGCGATAGTCGACTAATCGGGATATAGAAGGTGCGACTCGTCGCTTTTAATACACGGTTCGCGTCTTTTTTCAGCTGCTTCGTCTCATTCATTCCTGACAACTCCCTCTTCGATTCAAAAGGTTTCTTTTCTCTCCATTTACTATACACGATTCAACGCGTTTCAGCATTTATTTCATGATAAGAAAGACTCCCTGCACTTGTATGATACACGCAGGGAGTCTTTCTGTATTCTTTTTCCCAGAGAATGCATGAATCACAAGAGTATACACTGGCATTCACTTGACCTTACTTTTCCTGTTGTTTCAAGAGTTGTCCAATCAATCCCGTACTACGTGAGGCTTCCGTGTTCTCTTCTTGAATCGCTAAGTAGACTTCTTTGCGATGGATATCGACTTGTCGTGGAGCTCGAATCCCGAGTTTAACCTGATCGCCTTCGATTGCAAGAATCGTCAGTTCGATATCGTCCCCGATTTGAATCGCTTCGCCGTTCTTTCGTTTTAGTACGAGCATCAGCGTCCACCTACTTCTGTCAGACTTCCAATCTTTTGACGATTCGGATATGTATCTTCTAAAATGATTTGTTTCGCGAGCCGCTGCTTCGTCTCCATGACGAATGGTGCACGTAAATTCGTCGTCGATTCCTCAAATGGCTCACGTAAGGTTACCGTCGTGTATACGGCGACTTGTACTGTTTCTTCGATACTCAACTGTTCTTTTGCAGAATCCGTTAATTCAAAGACATAATCCGGATCGATCCAAAACGGATTCGTGACGATGAACGCACACTCCGGCTGATCGATCGATTGGAAGGACCAGAACGGTACCCCTTCTCCAAACGGTAACAACACGAATTGTTTGGCATCCGGAAACCCCGGTAATTCAGAAGCGAAAGTAATGATCTCACTTGGCTCGATCGTAATCGTGCCAAAAAAATCTGTTTCGATTTGCATAATATTATCCTTTCTCGTCGTATATGCCGCCCACTGGCCACATATCTAGCTGATTTCGTTCCCGAAGAAAAATGTCTGTTTTCCCTTCCGTGACATCTAGTTCCGGACGATGCGTTGTGACATCGATGACCGGCTTACGAGCAGTGTAGCGAACATTCACTTCAGCCGGCGTAAAATTAATTTTGACCCGGTCCAAGCTCCGAGGAATGAAGCCCAGCGTCGTCACTTCTGCTGGAGGCGTATCGTTCATCTTCGCAATCCGCGCGATGACCTCACCTTTTTGCTCGATCCGCATCAATTGATCTCCTTCACTCGCGACGCGTCCCGTCCCTTCACGTACCATTTGTTGACCGAGATCCGCATACCGTCTGACTGATTCAAATGCCGGGATTCGTCCCATTTCAATCCAAGCCTGCGAAGAATCAATTTCGAGACGAGCCGCTACGGTTTCAATCGCTAGTTCGCCTTGCGGTTGTTCAATCGAGAGATCAGCCGAACGTTGCGTTTGTCGCATTTCAAGTGGTGTCGTCTGCATACCGATTTTAGCAGAGGTCTGTCGCATCTCTAGGTGAGGAAGATTCATCCCTGTTCACCCCTTATCGAAGAAAATCAAGTAACGATGGTTGGATGATTCGTGCCCCTGCACTGAGTGCGGCACGATGTAACGTTTCATGTGATTTTAATTCCATGATGACCTGTTCTGTTTCGATATCTTCATTATCAGACATAACCGTTTTTGCGATGATTTCTTGATCTTCTAAGCGAGACGCGTTCAGTTCCAGTCGATTCACGCGTGCCCCTAAATCCGAGCGCACTTCGACCGTTTTGTTCAACATCGCCGTTAAGTCTTTCAACATGCCGGATAATTCGGTTCCGTTATTCGTGCTACTGCCAGCAGTTCCATCTTCTTTTGTACCACCGAGTGCATTAAATAACTTCTTTAGTGTCGTGAACGTATCTTTCCCAAACACACCACCGTCGCCACCATCTGTAGGTGTGACGTTAACTTGTACTTTGATTCCTGAAGATACTTCATATTCGATTTTACCGTTTCCTGGTCCAACGGATGTCGTGAAGATTGAGTCAACCGTCGCGGTATCTACATTATCCTTTAAAAATGCTTTCAGTTTTTCCATGTCGATGAACGGTTGATCGGTCTTTGTACCATTGAATATTTGCTTTTCGTTATACTTTGTATTCGCCAGTGTTCCGATATGTTCGATCAACTGTCCGACTTCGCTTTGGATGGCTTTCCGCTGTGTGCCATCATACGTATCATTCGCTGCTTGTGTCGTTAATTCGTTGATCCGGCGCATGGCAGACGTCACTTCATCTAAAGCAGAATCGGTTAGATCCATCCAGCCTGTCGCTTCATCGACATTTTTTTTGAACTGATCGACTTCACGGACTTCTGTCCGGTACCGGATCCCCTGCATTGCAACGACAGGATCTTGAGACGGCTTTTGAATTTTTTTACCGCTGATCAGTTGTTCTTGTAACGTACTCAATTTTTGATAACTCGAAGACAAATGACCAATATTCGTCTTTGTCAGCATCGTTTGTGTGACCCGCATGTCCTCATTCCTTCCTTATCAGCGACCGACTAATCCCATACCGTTAATGATTTTATCGAGCATTTCATCGACCGTTGTGATGTTTCGTGCTGCTGCATTGTATGCATGCTGGTATTGAATCATCATCGTCATCTCTTCATCGAGTGAGACCGCTGAGACTGACATTCGGCGTTGATCGGCGTTATCCATTAAAACGCTGGCATTTTTTCCGAGGTCAATCGTTTGGCTTGTCGCTACCCCCATGTCACCGATGATCGATTGATAAAACGAACCGATTGTTGCCCCAAGACCAGAAAGTGTTTTTGTTTTAATGTCGGCAAGCGCCTGTGCACCAGACCCATCCCCGATATTGCCATCTTTTGAGACGATGATATTCGAGAGACTAGACCAAATCTCACTTCCAACAGCTATATTTTTCGCTGTAATCTCAGTACCGCTCGAGGCAATAAAAAACTTATCTGTTCCTTTTGTCGTGACCGTCGCTTTTGTTACTGGATCTTCTGTGACGATAGCGTGTGAACTATGTTGTGTATTAAAGCTTTCAGCAAATTGCTTAGCCATCTTATCCAGATTATCGAGCATCTTAGGATATTCACCTGTCAATGTTGTTTCACCACTGTTTTGGTAACCATGCATTTGTAATAAGGCCCAGAGTTTCCCGTTTGAAAAACCTTTCGTAGGTGTAAATAAAACAGGAGTAGTATCTGTTTGATACCCAGTAATCGCTTTTGTCGTAGGATCCGTTGTGAATTCGATCGAACGTGCTTTTGTATCCGTCTTCATATTGACGACCTCAGAAGTGACTCCGCCAGGCATGATCAACTTTACGTTCACACGACCTTCCGCAATCTTCGCCGCATTCCCCATGTTACCTGAGACGATGTCCGATGCATCGATTGATTCCTTTTCAAAATCCACATATGTCGATAATTCATCGAAGTAACGATCGCGTTCATCGTACAAGTCGTTTGGTAAGACACCAATCGGTTCGATTTCATGAATTTGTGTATTGACGTTATAGATTTTCTGCAGAAGATCATTTACTTTTTTCGTTGAGACATCCAGTTCATTTTTTAAGTCTCCTTGCACCTTCGTTAGCGAAGTCGCTAGATAGTTGAACGTCTTCGATACGGTATCCGCTTGCTGACGAACGACGCTTCGCGCACCTGAGTCTTGCGGATTTTTCGACAATCCCTGTAAAGATGCCCAAAAACTATCGAGTGTTTTCGCAAGACCCGTTTCAGACGGTTCATTGATGATATCTTCCATTCGACCGAATGCTGCTGCTTTCGTTGAATAGTATGCATACTTCGTTGATTCGTCACGATATTGTTTATCGACCATCACATCACGTAATCGCTCGACCAATTCTCCGCGGACACCAGTTCCGAATTGAACGTTTTTTCCGCCGCCTAGGGAGACCGAAAGTTGTTCCGTCGTCGCTTGGACGAGACGCTGTCTTGAAAATCCTGCCGTTCCGGCATTTGATACGTTATTTCCTGTCGCTTGTAACGCCCATTGACTCGTCGTCAGCGCACGGCGTCCCGTTTCAAGCCCCATGAATGTTGAACCCATTCGACTTCCTCCTTATGCATTTCGATTGAAGTGTGTCCGGTCAAACGTCGATTGACCATATGTAAAGTCATCCGCTTCCGGTACGAGCAATTGCAAATGCCATTCGATATAATGTAACGATTGTTCTAATAACTCTGCGTTCAGCGCATTCGCTTTTCGCAGTTGCCCCATCGTCGATAAGAGCGCACGAAGCGTTTCAACATCTTCAGGGTGTGACGCGATCCACTCCGTCATCGTCACTGTTCCCATGTATTCGATGCGCTCTTGCTCTAATGTCGCGATGCGTTTCAGCAAAACGGGTTCTTCCTTGACGATTTTCGAAAGGCGACTCATGTCGTTTTGAATCAATGCCTCTTTTTTTGAAAAGGCGAGCGCTAATAATGCTTCATGCGCCTCCGTCAACTGTCGGATGATTTCCATATCGTGTTTGCTCCTTTTATCATGAGTCCCACTACTTTACTACCTTGCTATCGTTTCATATAAAAAGCGACCCGCGCATCCGTGCCCCGAGTCGCTTCTAATGTCAGTTTCATTCACCTTATTACAAGTTCAAGAAACGTTCCGCGATTTTGTTCGCATCCGGTTTATAGGTTCCATCCTGAATGGCTTGTTTAAGGGAGGCAATTTTATCTGCCCGCGATGAAGTCGTTCCTTCGAAGCGCACGCGTGCTTCTTTTGAAATCGTCACTTCGTCTGTTCGATTCATTCGTTTTGTTTCGGTTCCTTCTACGGGTTGATTTCTTTCATACGTCTTGGGCATGTTCACCCATTTAGTCGAATCAATTCGCATGTGAACACCTGCTTTCTAGATTACGAGATTCTTGATTTAAGTTCGATACGTTCTCGGTTTCGAAGGGTCCACAGAATCTTGCATCGCTTGGGCGAGGTCACGTCGCAATTTTTCACGACAGTCAGCACAAATCGTCCCTTCATGAGAGGTTTTTCCGCAACTCTCACACGTGATTTCCATTTGAGAAATCTCAGAAATCAACAAGCGCCCTTCCTTGATATAACGAAAGACGGTCTCGCGTTTGACTCCTGTTTGTACCTCGACATCATTCGGTGAAGTTCGGACTTTTCGCCGCTCTCGCAAGAATTCGCGTACCTTTTCGAAATTCAGATGATCCTGACGCATACACGTCGGACAGAGATCAGAAGATTGTTTCATGAAAATTTTCCCACAAGATTTGCAGTTTACTACATCCATTTCCTTCACCTCATTCAGAGTATCGGCAGGAATGACGAAATATTAAATACTCCGAAATAAAGTTACTGCAGAAATTTCACTTGCGCCTGCTTCCTTGAGACGCACCATAGCTTGCCGGAGTGTCACTCCTGTTGTATAGACATCGTCGACCAGCAAGATATTTTTTCCTGCAACTTCTTTCGTGACATGAAATGGATTCGATCGTTTAAGACGTTCTTCTCTTGATTTCTTACTCTGTGGTGTTCCTTCGTCGCGCTTTAAAGCTAAGGTGACCTTCCCATTCATTTGTTTAGCGATCTCTTCTGCTTGGTTAAACTTTCGTTCAGACAGGCGGTCACGGCTAAGCGGAATTGGAACGATCCATCCTCTCCTCATTTTTACCTTCTTCAACTCATTGGTAAACATCTGAATTAGGACAGTATCTCCTAAAAATTTATAATGATGCATGAATGTTTTAGCTTCTTCATTGTAGAGATACATCGTACGCGTATGAAGTGCTAAGCCAAGATTTTTCCACCGTTGACAGTCTTGACAGAGGTCTACATCTGGTTTGCCACAATCTGCGCATCCACCACTTTTTACAAATTTCATTTTACAGGGAGTACAAACGCTTTGGCTAGTCCACATATTGCTCAGTTCCCAGCTAGGTATAAAGTCATGCTGACAGAACAAACACTTCATGTGCTAGTCCATCGATTCGCTTTTTGGATCTGATGGACGGCATAAAATAGGGCATCCGACCGATCATTGGCGAAAAATGAGATGTCTCCATTTGGATTAGCCGCATCACGCCCTACACGCCCACTAATTTGAATCAAGGCTTTCGTACTAAATCCTTGATCGGCATCAAGAACCGCCACTTGTACATTAGAGATCGTCACGCCTCGCTCTAAAATCGTCGTCGTTAGCAAAATACCGTTAGTCGTACGAAACGATTGGATTTTCTCAATTCGTTCCGGGTCTTCCGCGTGGACGGTCGTCACATAAATGCCAGCTTTCTTTAATCGTTCTTGCCATGCTTCGAGTGCTGAGATGCGTGGAACGAATACGAGACGCGGTTGCTGTTCATGCTGACGTAGCCAATCCAGAATCGTCTGTGTCGTAAACGGTGACTTCAGGCGGGGAACCGGTAAGGGATGTCCATGATAACGCCGCATCAGTCGTACTGTCGGATAGCGATGATGCCATATCGATGGCGTCGCACTTAATAAAATCAGTGCTGCTTTTGGCGTCATCGCTCGTTTGACGTAGCGATGTAGCGTCCAGTTCAGATGGAAAGGAAAGGCATCGACTTCATCCAAAATGACGACATCAAAACAGGATCGGTAATGAATCAGTTGATGCGTTGTACTGACTGTGATTTCACCTAAGAGAAGACGATCCGCTGATCCACCATATAAAGATACGACGTGAGCAGTTGGAAATGCCTGATTGATATGATGTGTTAATTCACGGACGACATCCGCACGTGGTGCCGTGACGAGGACACGTTTTCCGCTCGCTAATGCTTTTTCGATGCTAGGAAAAAACATCGGTGTTTTTCCTGCTCCGCAAACTGCATGAACGAGTAGTCTCCCACCCCGGATGATTGTCTGCTCGATTGCTTCCGCAACAGTCGTTTGAGCAGGTGTCAATCGAATCGGTTGATGCTGTGCTGGACGTACAGGATCAAGTGGTCGTGTATCGGTGATGAGCTGATCACACGTACGCAACTTCCCATATGCGATACACCGTCGACAATAATAGCAACGCTTTCCGCACGTGCAAGGTCCTTTAACAGGAAAAGCTCCACATCGCTGACACGTTAACGTCACAGCTGGAATGAGTTGATGCGTCGACAATCGGATTTCAATCTGTTTTGCTGAAATCCATCTCCCGCGTATATCCATTGCTTCACTTCCTTCGTTTCCCATTTGCTTCATCTTGACTGACAGATGGGAAAATCAGCAATGTATGCTGTATAAAAGATGTATGTATGGAATACGCGATTTCTCAAAAAAAAGTTTTGCTATCCTATGTATCTAGACAAGAAAAAACACATTGACGATAGACTCCGTCAATGTGTTTTCATCTTATTTTTTGTACCATGTGATACCAATCGCGCCCGGTCCAAGGTGTGTACCAATGACAGGACCAAATACACTCATCTCGATTTTAGCATTTGGAAATTTCGTCTGTAAGGACGCAATTTCTTGTTCTGCTTTCGTAGAGTCTTCTGCATGAATGACGCCGATCGTATACCCAGTTCCGTCTCCGTCGATATCTTCTTGCATCATCTCTTCGATTCGGTTGACGGCTCGCTTGAACGTCCGAATTTTTTCGAACGGAACGATTTTTCCATCAACGAAATGGAGAACGGGTTTAATCTTTAAGAACGAACCCACGAATGCTTGAGCGACACTGAGACGTCCTCCGCGTTGGAGGTGTTCGAGATCATCCACGACAAAATACGCACGAATGCGCTCCTTTAACTCTTCTAAATGATGGACGATCGTTTCCGCCGTGGCTCCTGCATCTCGCAAACGAACCGCTTCTTGGACGAGAAACGCTTGCGGCATACAGGAAATACGTGAGTCGATAGGATGGACGTTCACATGATCAATCATCATATTGATCGTGTGCAACGCTTGATATGTCCCACTGATCCCGCTTGAGAGGGTGATGCCAATGATATCTGTTCCTTCTGGCAGTTGTTCGAACGTCGCAACGAGATCTCCAATATTCGGCTGTGAAGTTGTCGGAAGGCTACCCGTCCGAATCCGTTCATAAAAATCAGCAACCGAAATATCAAACCCTTCCCGATAAGCATCTCCTTCAAAGATGACACTAAGCGGTGCGACATGTACTTGATGTTCTTCACAATACGTTGTTGGCAGATAGGCAGTGCTATCCGTTACGATCACAATCTGACTCATCCGTGATTTCCTCGCTTTTATAGTTCCGTCGTGACATAAGTCTCCATATATCACAATCGTTTATAAGTGTAGCACTTCTGAGTGGATAAAAAAAGGAAGACGGGAGCCCTGCTCCTGTCTTCCTTTTCCGTTCATACGACGACGACCCACCCGCGGCGAATCGCTTCGACGACTGCACCGGTTCGGTCCGGTACATTCATCTTTCGAAGAATCGAAGATACGTGGTTTTTGACTGTTTTTTCACTGATATATAACGTATCGCTAATCGCCCGATTTGAGAATCCATCTGCTAGTAGCTGCAAAACTTCACATTCTCGCCGTGTCAATACATGCAGTGGTGCTTCAGCTACCCGGCGTTCAACGGGCTGAGATGACATCGTTTGTTTCATCTTCATGAGACGTCTGTATTCTTGAAGTAGATTAGGTGTTACTTTCGGATGTACATATCCACCTTCACGATAGACGGAACGAATCGCGTTGACGAGTTCATCCGTCGCCATCTCTTTCAATAAATACCCGACAGCTCCAGCTCCTAAAGCGTGCATGACATACGTCTCATCATCGTGGATCGATAAGATGATGACCCGAACTTCCGGGTGTACTTCCATTAAACGTTTCGTTGCGTCGACACCGTTGACTTGTGGCATGTTAATATCCATCAATACGATGTCTGGTTGGTGTGCTTCGACGAGAGGAATGACATCTACGCCACTCTCTCCTTCCGCTACGACTACGAACTCCTCCTCGAAATCAAGGATTCGCTTTACTCCCTCACGGAATAACTGATGATCGTCAATGATGACTACTTTCACTTGCTCGTTGTTCACAGTGTTTCCCCTCTCGCTTCGGATTCCTCGATCGGAATCTTTACCTTGATGACCGTCCCGCCCCCAGGGTACGTTTCGACCTCGAATTCTCCATCGATCAATTCAATACGTTCACGCATTCCGATCAATCCAAATGACTCGTCATGTGAATCGACGATTGAGTCAAAATCAAAACCGACTCCATTATCCTTTACGTGAATGCGAATGGAATGTTGATATTGTTCTATGATAATACGAATGTCCTTTGCATTGGAATGCTTCACTGCATTTTGAACAGCTTCTTGAACGATTCGGAAGACCGCGACCTCATAGGTGGAATCGATTCGTTCGCCACCGCCTAGATATTTAAATTGAATCTCAATATTCGAAATTTCTTGCATATGTCGTAAATACCGCTCAAGCGTCGGTACGAAACCAAGATCGTCCAACGTCATCGGACGAAGATCATAAATGATCCGACGAATATCCGCTAAGCCATCTCGAATTAAGACACGAAGACGATGAATTTCCTCAAAGGCCGCTTCTGCTCCATTGTGTTGATGAATCTTCTCGATCAAATCTGCCCGAATTAATACGTGCGCTAATGTCTGTGCAGGACCATCATGCATCTCGCGAGATAACCGTCGCCTCTCGTTTTCAGCAGATTGAAAGACTTTTAAGCCCATTTCCTGTTTTTGCATCGCTTTTTCGTACTTTTCGTTCATGACTTGCATATCGTCCGTCAAAAAATTCAAGACGACGGAGACACGTCCAATCAACATATCTGCTCGTTCAATCGTTTCGTCTAACTGAACGAGACGACGTTCCAATTCAT contains:
- a CDS encoding alpha/beta hydrolase, producing MWKKHRKKIIATIVIIITFVVVIIVGISGYVGSSLTQPEREALTTNPKKAENLEYEDVTFRSYKDRTRLSGWWMPSEDAKLTIVFAHGYGKNREQEDVPVLPLFKKFHDAGYNVLTFDFRGSGKSDGKRVTVGAKEQDDLLTAVRYAKSRSSKPVVLYGISMGAATSLVTAPNADVVGVIADSPFSDLENYLATNLPVWSGLPNFPFTPIILEITPPLTGLNPERVKPVESVRRIEYPILLIHGKDDDAIPVTESMKIQKAAPRSELYVTENGGHVQSYAHDRKAYEEKVLAYLSDLH
- a CDS encoding squalene/phytoene synthase family protein — protein: MNETKQLKKDANRVLKATSRTFYIPISRLSQDLQEAVGAAYLCMRAIDEIEDHEELATDIKTMLLRETALMMRGTFSGTAYLELIAPYTSHLPEVTLRLPEWIAYCPAPIRAKVLDSTAEMAEGMAVWAERDWTVKTEADLDEYTYYVAGLVGVMLSDIWYWKAGIVTDKQQAIGFGRGLQAVNILRNQQEDAERGVGYFPPGWTTDTMFAYARENLAEADAYLASIPKETTIYEFCHIPLALAHGTLDALARGKEKLSRPEVLKIVGAAVLKR
- the csrA gene encoding carbon storage regulator CsrA, with protein sequence MLVLKRKNGEAIQIGDDIELTILAIEGDQVKLGIRAPRQVDIHRKEVYLAIQEENTEASRSTGLIGQLLKQQEK
- the fliW gene encoding flagellar assembly protein FliW, translated to MQIETDFFGTITIEPSEIITFASELPGFPDAKQFVLLPFGEGVPFWSFQSIDQPECAFIVTNPFWIDPDYVFELTDSAKEQLSIEETVQVAVYTTVTLREPFEESTTNLRAPFVMETKQRLAKQIILEDTYPNRQKIGSLTEVGGR
- a CDS encoding DUF6470 family protein encodes the protein MNLPHLEMRQTSAKIGMQTTPLEMRQTQRSADLSIEQPQGELAIETVAARLEIDSSQAWIEMGRIPAFESVRRYADLGQQMVREGTGRVASEGDQLMRIEQKGEVIARIAKMNDTPPAEVTTLGFIPRSLDRVKINFTPAEVNVRYTARKPVIDVTTHRPELDVTEGKTDIFLRERNQLDMWPVGGIYDEKG
- the flgL gene encoding flagellar hook-associated protein FlgL, which encodes MRVTQTMLTKTNIGHLSSSYQKLSTLQEQLISGKKIQKPSQDPVVAMQGIRYRTEVREVDQFKKNVDEATGWMDLTDSALDEVTSAMRRINELTTQAANDTYDGTQRKAIQSEVGQLIEHIGTLANTKYNEKQIFNGTKTDQPFIDMEKLKAFLKDNVDTATVDSIFTTSVGPGNGKIEYEVSSGIKVQVNVTPTDGGDGGVFGKDTFTTLKKLFNALGGTKEDGTAGSSTNNGTELSGMLKDLTAMLNKTVEVRSDLGARVNRLELNASRLEDQEIIAKTVMSDNEDIETEQVIMELKSHETLHRAALSAGARIIQPSLLDFLR
- the flgK gene encoding flagellar hook-associated protein FlgK: MGSTFMGLETGRRALTTSQWALQATGNNVSNAGTAGFSRQRLVQATTEQLSVSLGGGKNVQFGTGVRGELVERLRDVMVDKQYRDESTKYAYYSTKAAAFGRMEDIINEPSETGLAKTLDSFWASLQGLSKNPQDSGARSVVRQQADTVSKTFNYLATSLTKVQGDLKNELDVSTKKVNDLLQKIYNVNTQIHEIEPIGVLPNDLYDERDRYFDELSTYVDFEKESIDASDIVSGNMGNAAKIAEGRVNVKLIMPGGVTSEVVNMKTDTKARSIEFTTDPTTKAITGYQTDTTPVLFTPTKGFSNGKLWALLQMHGYQNSGETTLTGEYPKMLDNLDKMAKQFAESFNTQHSSHAIVTEDPVTKATVTTKGTDKFFIASSGTEITAKNIAVGSEIWSSLSNIIVSKDGNIGDGSGAQALADIKTKTLSGLGATIGSFYQSIIGDMGVATSQTIDLGKNASVLMDNADQRRMSVSAVSLDEEMTMMIQYQHAYNAAARNITTVDEMLDKIINGMGLVGR
- a CDS encoding flagellar protein FlgN; translation: MEIIRQLTEAHEALLALAFSKKEALIQNDMSRLSKIVKEEPVLLKRIATLEQERIEYMGTVTMTEWIASHPEDVETLRALLSTMGQLRKANALNAELLEQSLHYIEWHLQLLVPEADDFTYGQSTFDRTHFNRNA
- the flgM gene encoding flagellar biosynthesis anti-sigma factor FlgM, producing the protein MRIDSTKWVNMPKTYERNQPVEGTETKRMNRTDEVTISKEARVRFEGTTSSRADKIASLKQAIQDGTYKPDANKIAERFLNL
- a CDS encoding ComF family protein — protein: MKFVKSGGCADCGKPDVDLCQDCQRWKNLGLALHTRTMYLYNEEAKTFMHHYKFLGDTVLIQMFTNELKKVKMRRGWIVPIPLSRDRLSERKFNQAEEIAKQMNGKVTLALKRDEGTPQSKKSREERLKRSNPFHVTKEVAGKNILLVDDVYTTGVTLRQAMVRLKEAGASEISAVTLFRSI
- a CDS encoding helicase-related protein, with the translated sequence MDIRGRWISAKQIEIRLSTHQLIPAVTLTCQRCGAFPVKGPCTCGKRCYYCRRCIAYGKLRTCDQLITDTRPLDPVRPAQHQPIRLTPAQTTVAEAIEQTIIRGGRLLVHAVCGAGKTPMFFPSIEKALASGKRVLVTAPRADVVRELTHHINQAFPTAHVVSLYGGSADRLLLGEITVSTTHQLIHYRSCFDVVILDEVDAFPFHLNWTLHRYVKRAMTPKAALILLSATPSIWHHRYPTVRLMRRYHGHPLPVPRLKSPFTTQTILDWLRQHEQQPRLVFVPRISALEAWQERLKKAGIYVTTVHAEDPERIEKIQSFRTTNGILLTTTILERGVTISNVQVAVLDADQGFSTKALIQISGRVGRDAANPNGDISFFANDRSDALFYAVHQIQKANRWTST
- a CDS encoding DegV family protein; protein product: MSQIVIVTDSTAYLPTTYCEEHQVHVAPLSVIFEGDAYREGFDISVADFYERIRTGSLPTTSQPNIGDLVATFEQLPEGTDIIGITLSSGISGTYQALHTINMMIDHVNVHPIDSRISCMPQAFLVQEAVRLRDAGATAETIVHHLEELKERIRAYFVVDDLEHLQRGGRLSVAQAFVGSFLKIKPVLHFVDGKIVPFEKIRTFKRAVNRIEEMMQEDIDGDGTGYTIGVIHAEDSTKAEQEIASLQTKFPNAKIEMSVFGPVIGTHLGPGAIGITWYKK
- a CDS encoding response regulator; this encodes MNNEQVKVVIIDDHQLFREGVKRILDFEEEFVVVAEGESGVDVIPLVEAHQPDIVLMDINMPQVNGVDATKRLMEVHPEVRVIILSIHDDETYVMHALGAGAVGYLLKEMATDELVNAIRSVYREGGYVHPKVTPNLLQEYRRLMKMKQTMSSQPVERRVAEAPLHVLTRRECEVLQLLADGFSNRAISDTLYISEKTVKNHVSSILRKMNVPDRTGAVVEAIRRGWVVVV
- a CDS encoding sensor histidine kinase, whose amino-acid sequence is MTHEMKERLSLNDIVQNIIGVVEESREEIVRITEDSREQYAEIQQELRDLKVRVHDYIKEAERLERHIKDAKTRLVIVSKNFESYSEQDVRKAYETANSLQLESFINQRDEMNCRKRRDELERRLVQLDETIERADMLIGRVSVVLNFLTDDMQVMNEKYEKAMQKQEMGLKVFQSAENERRRLSREMHDGPAQTLAHVLIRADLIEKIHQHNGAEAAFEEIHRLRVLIRDGLADIRRIIYDLRPMTLDDLGFVPTLERYLRHMQEISNIEIQFKYLGGGERIDSTYEVAVFRIVQEAVQNAVKHSNAKDIRIIIEQYQHSIRIHVKDNGVGFDFDSIVDSHDESFGLIGMRERIELIDGEFEVETYPGGGTVIKVKIPIEESEARGETL